A stretch of the Streptomyces sp. NBC_01428 genome encodes the following:
- the mshB gene encoding N-acetyl-1-D-myo-inositol-2-amino-2-deoxy-alpha-D-glucopyranoside deacetylase: MTELPDRRLLLVHAHPDDESINNGATMARYAAEGAHVTLVTCTLGEEGEVIPPGLAHLAADREGGLGTFRTGELSAAMKQLGVHDHRFLGAPGRFRDSGMMGVEQNHRPGAFWSADLDEAADSLVEVVREVRPQVLVTYDPDGGYGHPDHIQAHRVATRAAELAADPAHRPDLGDAWRITKTYWNRMPRPVAEEAFARLRAALPELPFERAAAVDDVPGVVDEATVTTEIDGTAFAAAKIAAMRAHTTQITVDGPWFALSNDLAQPLFTTEYYELVNAPRPAVRETDLFEGIAGIDGTGRTAR; this comes from the coding sequence ATGACGGAACTGCCCGACCGGCGTCTGCTCCTGGTGCACGCGCACCCGGACGACGAGTCGATCAACAATGGCGCGACCATGGCCCGCTACGCGGCCGAGGGCGCCCATGTGACGCTGGTGACCTGCACCCTCGGCGAGGAGGGTGAGGTCATCCCGCCCGGACTCGCCCATCTCGCCGCCGACCGCGAGGGCGGACTCGGCACGTTCCGCACCGGTGAGCTGAGCGCCGCCATGAAGCAGCTGGGCGTCCACGACCATCGCTTCCTCGGCGCCCCCGGGCGGTTCCGCGACTCCGGGATGATGGGCGTCGAGCAGAACCACCGGCCGGGCGCTTTCTGGTCCGCCGACCTGGACGAGGCCGCCGACAGCCTCGTGGAGGTCGTCCGCGAGGTGCGCCCCCAGGTGCTCGTCACCTACGACCCGGACGGGGGATACGGGCACCCGGACCACATCCAGGCGCACCGCGTCGCCACCCGCGCCGCAGAACTGGCCGCCGACCCCGCCCACCGCCCCGACCTCGGCGACGCCTGGCGGATCACCAAGACCTACTGGAACCGCATGCCGCGGCCGGTCGCCGAGGAGGCCTTCGCCCGGCTGCGCGCGGCGCTCCCCGAGCTGCCGTTCGAGCGGGCCGCCGCCGTCGACGACGTACCGGGCGTGGTCGACGAGGCCACCGTCACCACCGAGATCGACGGAACCGCGTTCGCCGCCGCCAAGATCGCCGCGATGCGCGCGCACACCACCCAGATCACCGTGGACGGCCCCTGGTTCGCGCTCTCGAACGACCTGGCCCAGCCCCTCTTCACCACCGAGTACTACGAGTTGGTGAACGCGCCGCGCCCGGCCGTGCGGGAGACGGACCTCTTCGAGGGGATCGCGGGGATCGACGGGACCGGGAGGACAGCCCGGTGA
- a CDS encoding helix-turn-helix domain-containing protein yields the protein MDTQNPSAPPRARSRVAANGHPNRGPVRAGGVIHDNTRHTTRFTVIGNHLAQHPELSGLAIGLGVHIQSLPVGAPVDIRTLTARFPEGATRIAAALRELEAHGYLRRTRERVPGGRIVTRTVSCNQPGRAGEARPGPRRATEAVRRDAGEEPVRQDGIDPEGPARGRPAADRGPHPVSYEPRERSERRTARASLPEVPRPSCAAPDLLRTATDLLAGLHRRDPRLLLSGDDTAHLAPGVAAWLERDVDAGSVTLALTRDLPPEGLRRPAALLAHRLTAHLPPPPPFRAPAPPPDVRHRLQNCDGCDRAFRAPEPGRRCRACTPAFGSAP from the coding sequence ATGGATACGCAGAACCCTAGCGCGCCCCCGCGCGCCCGGTCCCGGGTTGCCGCCAACGGCCACCCGAACCGGGGACCCGTACGGGCCGGTGGTGTCATCCACGACAACACCCGCCACACCACCCGCTTCACGGTGATCGGCAATCACCTCGCCCAGCACCCGGAACTGTCCGGGCTCGCGATCGGACTCGGCGTCCACATCCAGTCCCTCCCCGTGGGCGCCCCCGTCGACATCAGGACCCTGACCGCCCGGTTCCCCGAGGGCGCGACCCGCATCGCGGCGGCCCTGCGCGAACTCGAAGCCCACGGCTACCTCCGCCGCACCCGCGAACGCGTCCCCGGCGGCCGGATCGTCACCCGTACGGTCTCCTGCAACCAGCCGGGCCGCGCAGGCGAGGCCCGCCCCGGGCCCCGGAGGGCGACAGAGGCCGTGCGGCGGGACGCGGGGGAGGAGCCGGTGCGTCAGGACGGGATCGACCCCGAGGGCCCCGCTCGTGGCCGCCCGGCGGCGGACCGGGGCCCGCACCCGGTCTCGTACGAGCCGCGTGAACGGAGCGAGCGGCGTACCGCCCGGGCGTCCCTTCCCGAGGTGCCCCGCCCGTCCTGCGCCGCCCCCGACCTGCTGCGGACCGCCACCGACCTGCTCGCCGGCCTCCACCGACGCGACCCGCGCCTGCTGCTGTCGGGGGACGACACCGCCCACCTCGCCCCGGGAGTCGCCGCCTGGCTGGAGCGGGACGTCGACGCGGGATCCGTGACCCTGGCCCTGACCAGGGACCTGCCGCCGGAGGGACTCAGGCGCCCGGCAGCGCTCCTGGCCCACCGCCTCACGGCGCACCTGCCTCCGCCCCCGCCGTTCCGCGCTCCCGCTCCACCACCGGACGTCCGGCACCGGCTCCAGAACTGCGACGGCTGCGACCGCGCCTTCAGAGCACCCGAACCCGGCCGCCGCTGCCGCGCCTGCACCCCGGCCTTCGGCAGTGCCCCCTGA
- a CDS encoding ATP-binding protein, which translates to MNQEIADPEVQLSGTVRNSSVLLSPTPRGARLARLLATEQLRAWGLPLDRAPQVVAELAANAATHGRVPGRDFRLTLYVVGGTLRIEVTDTRGDRVPEMRHPVGEAESGRGLVLVDALADRWGVVPGPHPRKTVWAEIDLPPEPAHACCGAGRGPSQGTQG; encoded by the coding sequence GTGAACCAAGAAATCGCCGACCCCGAGGTCCAGCTGTCGGGGACCGTCAGGAACTCCAGCGTTCTGCTGTCGCCGACCCCGCGCGGTGCCCGTCTCGCCCGTCTGCTCGCCACCGAGCAACTGCGCGCCTGGGGGCTGCCCCTGGACCGGGCGCCGCAGGTCGTCGCCGAGCTGGCGGCCAACGCGGCGACCCATGGCCGGGTTCCGGGACGCGACTTCCGGCTCACGCTCTACGTCGTCGGCGGCACCCTGCGGATCGAGGTCACCGACACCCGGGGCGACCGGGTCCCGGAGATGCGGCACCCGGTGGGGGAGGCGGAGTCCGGCCGTGGGCTCGTCCTCGTCGACGCGCTGGCCGACCGCTGGGGGGTCGTTCCGGGGCCGCACCCGCGGAAGACCGTGTGGGCGGAGATCGACCTGCCACCGGAACCCGCCCACGCGTGCTGCGGTGCCGGACGCGGTCCTTCCCAAGGAACACAAGGGTGA
- a CDS encoding helix-turn-helix domain-containing protein codes for MSVDDVRRLKSEADEPGWEVDPDDDWGVAVVATVGRQLRLRREAVGMRAAEFGEAVGYGEDMVYKIESGKRIPRPEYLDMADEVLGAGGLLSAMKEDVKKVSYPKKVRDLAAMEAKAVEIGVYECNTLPGLLQTPDHARALIEAAQPPYSPDDVERMVAARLARQSVFEREPSPSINFVLEEAALRREVGGTMTWKQQLERLRKVGRVRHVTLQVMPTKSDAHPGLDGRIELLKFGDGAAVGRADGVFSGRPVSELKQLRILDLWFSTIRAQALPPRESLAFIEQLLGET; via the coding sequence ATGTCGGTGGACGACGTGAGGCGGCTCAAGAGCGAGGCGGACGAGCCGGGCTGGGAGGTGGACCCGGACGACGACTGGGGCGTCGCGGTCGTCGCGACCGTCGGGCGGCAACTGAGGCTGCGGCGCGAGGCGGTGGGCATGCGGGCCGCCGAGTTCGGCGAGGCGGTCGGGTACGGCGAGGACATGGTCTACAAGATCGAGAGCGGGAAGAGGATCCCGCGCCCCGAGTACCTGGACATGGCGGACGAGGTACTGGGGGCGGGTGGGCTTCTCTCGGCGATGAAGGAGGACGTGAAGAAGGTCAGCTACCCGAAAAAGGTGCGGGACCTTGCGGCGATGGAGGCCAAGGCCGTCGAGATCGGGGTGTACGAGTGCAACACCCTCCCCGGCCTGTTGCAGACCCCCGACCATGCACGGGCGTTGATCGAAGCTGCGCAGCCACCGTACTCACCGGACGATGTCGAGCGCATGGTGGCGGCCCGCCTGGCTCGGCAGTCGGTCTTCGAGCGAGAACCGTCACCGTCGATCAACTTCGTACTGGAAGAGGCCGCACTTCGCCGGGAAGTCGGGGGCACAATGACGTGGAAGCAGCAGCTCGAACGTCTCCGGAAGGTGGGACGAGTGCGTCACGTCACGCTTCAGGTGATGCCGACGAAGAGCGACGCCCATCCCGGGCTGGACGGCAGGATCGAACTGCTGAAGTTCGGGGACGGAGCCGCTGTGGGGCGTGCCGATGGCGTGTTCAGTGGCCGGCCAGTCTCCGAGCTGAAGCAACTCCGGATCCTCGACCTGTGGTTCAGCACCATCCGGGCTCAAGCTCTCCCACCACGGGAATCTCTGGCCTTCATCGAACAACTGCTGGGAGAAACATGA
- a CDS encoding DUF397 domain-containing protein: protein MIRTTSAQDASELAWFKSSYSGGTSGESCIEVATTPGTVHVRDSKNAAGPRLAVTPGAWADFVSFASGG, encoded by the coding sequence ATGATCCGCACCACCTCAGCCCAGGACGCCTCTGAACTGGCGTGGTTCAAAAGCAGCTACAGCGGCGGCACCAGCGGCGAATCCTGCATCGAGGTCGCCACCACCCCCGGCACCGTGCACGTCCGCGACTCCAAGAACGCCGCCGGCCCCCGGCTCGCCGTGACGCCGGGAGCCTGGGCCGACTTCGTGTCGTTCGCGTCCGGGGGCTGA
- a CDS encoding S9 family peptidase → MTNEPLSFPRRSARTQRFTSGAPRAFTVAPDGSRVVFLRSSSGTDRANQLWVLDVAENRERPAADPAALLGGATERLPAAERARRERSREGGAGIVGYATDTAVELASFTLSGRLFTAEPRAGTARELRVPGPVIDPRPSPDGRLVAYVAGGALRVVGADGEGDRALAEPESPAGEGSVSYGLAEFIAAEEMGRSRGFWWSPESDSLLVARVDDSPVRRWWISDPARPESEPQRVAYPSAGGANAEVRLFVVGVDGSRTEVSWDRARYPYLAHAHWSAAGAPLILVQARDQRSQLFLAVDPASGSTRMVHADEDPTWLDLFPGVPCWSPGGQLVRIADEGGARVLAFGERPLTGAQLHVRAVLDVSADDVLVAASAGEAAALPETGEVHVYRVNELGVERLSQEPGVHSAVRAGGVTVLVSSALDRPGTQVQVLRGPKSPTTVTSHAEHPGLSPRVTLTQGGARKIPCAVLMPTDYDGDNPLPVLMDPYGGPHGPRVLAAHNAYLTSQWFADQGFAVVVADGRGTPGHSPAWEKAVRDDFTVTLDDQVEALHALAERFPLDLSRVAIRGWSFGGWLAGLAVLRRPDVFHAGIAGAPVTDWRLYDTHYTERYLGDPATNAAVYAESSLVTDEGLSAPAAPHRPLMLVHGLADDNVVAAHTLRLSSALLAAGRPHEVLPLSGVTHMTPQETVAENLLLLQVDFLKRSLGLTPPGATPA, encoded by the coding sequence ATGACGAACGAGCCTCTGTCCTTCCCCCGCCGGTCCGCCCGGACGCAGCGGTTCACCTCCGGTGCACCACGGGCGTTCACCGTGGCGCCGGACGGTTCCCGCGTGGTGTTCCTGCGGTCCTCGTCCGGTACGGACCGGGCGAACCAGCTGTGGGTTCTCGACGTGGCGGAGAACCGGGAGCGGCCGGCCGCCGACCCCGCCGCGCTCCTCGGGGGCGCCACGGAGCGGCTCCCGGCGGCGGAGCGGGCGCGCCGCGAACGCAGCCGCGAGGGCGGTGCGGGGATCGTCGGATATGCCACGGACACAGCCGTCGAGCTGGCGTCTTTCACCCTTTCGGGGCGGCTGTTCACGGCGGAGCCGCGGGCGGGGACGGCACGGGAACTCCGCGTTCCCGGCCCGGTGATCGACCCGCGGCCGTCGCCCGACGGGCGGCTCGTGGCGTACGTCGCCGGGGGCGCCCTGCGGGTCGTCGGGGCGGACGGCGAGGGCGACCGCGCGCTCGCCGAGCCGGAGTCCCCGGCCGGAGAAGGATCGGTTTCGTACGGTCTGGCGGAGTTCATCGCGGCCGAGGAGATGGGGCGTTCGCGCGGCTTCTGGTGGTCGCCCGAGAGCGACAGCCTGCTGGTCGCGCGGGTCGACGACTCCCCCGTGCGGCGCTGGTGGATCTCCGATCCGGCACGTCCGGAGAGCGAGCCGCAGCGGGTCGCGTACCCGTCGGCGGGCGGCGCCAACGCGGAGGTGCGGCTCTTCGTGGTCGGGGTGGACGGGTCGCGCACCGAGGTCTCGTGGGACCGGGCGCGGTACCCGTATCTGGCGCATGCGCACTGGTCAGCGGCGGGTGCGCCGTTGATCCTCGTCCAGGCGCGGGACCAGCGCAGCCAGCTCTTCCTGGCCGTGGATCCGGCTTCCGGTTCGACGCGGATGGTGCACGCGGACGAAGATCCAACTTGGCTTGATCTTTTCCCCGGGGTGCCGTGCTGGAGCCCGGGCGGACAGCTCGTGCGGATCGCCGACGAGGGGGGCGCGCGGGTTCTGGCGTTCGGCGAACGGCCGCTGACCGGTGCGCAGTTGCACGTCCGGGCGGTGCTCGACGTGTCGGCCGACGACGTCCTGGTCGCGGCGTCGGCGGGCGAGGCGGCGGCCCTGCCGGAGACCGGCGAGGTGCACGTGTACCGCGTGAACGAGCTGGGCGTGGAGCGCCTCTCGCAGGAGCCCGGCGTGCACTCGGCGGTTCGCGCCGGGGGCGTGACCGTGCTCGTGTCGTCGGCGCTCGACAGGCCGGGCACCCAGGTACAGGTGCTGCGCGGCCCCAAGAGCCCGACGACCGTCACGTCTCACGCCGAACACCCCGGTTTGTCCCCGCGCGTGACACTCACACAGGGGGGCGCACGGAAAATCCCATGCGCCGTGCTTATGCCGACCGACTACGACGGCGACAATCCCCTTCCCGTCCTGATGGACCCGTACGGCGGTCCGCACGGCCCCCGGGTACTGGCCGCGCACAACGCGTACCTCACCTCGCAGTGGTTCGCCGACCAGGGATTCGCCGTGGTCGTCGCGGACGGCCGCGGCACCCCGGGGCACTCCCCCGCCTGGGAGAAGGCGGTCCGCGACGACTTCACGGTCACGCTCGACGACCAGGTCGAGGCGCTGCACGCGCTCGCGGAACGGTTCCCGCTGGACCTGTCGCGGGTCGCGATCCGCGGCTGGTCCTTCGGCGGCTGGCTCGCGGGGCTCGCCGTGCTGCGCCGCCCGGACGTCTTCCACGCGGGCATCGCGGGCGCGCCCGTCACCGACTGGCGGCTGTACGACACCCACTACACGGAGCGGTACCTCGGCGATCCGGCCACGAACGCGGCCGTCTACGCGGAGAGTTCGCTCGTGACCGACGAGGGGCTGTCCGCGCCCGCCGCACCGCACCGGCCCCTGATGCTCGTGCACGGGCTCGCGGACGACAACGTGGTGGCGGCGCACACCCTGCGACTGTCCTCCGCCCTGCTGGCCGCCGGCCGCCCGCACGAGGTGCTCCCGCTGTCGGGCGTCACCCACATGACCCCACAGGAAACGGTGGCGGAGAACCTGCTCCTCCTCCAGGTGGACTTCCTGAAGCGCTCACTGGGACTCACCCCGCCCGGCGCGACCCCGGCCTAG
- a CDS encoding ABC transporter ATP-binding protein, translated as MAQTATEPLLEVSGLVKHYPLTQGILFRKQVGAVKAVDGVDFALGRGETLGIVGESGCGKSTVAKMLVNLEKPTGGTIKYKGEDITRLSGRALKAVRRNIQMVFQDPYTSLNPRMTVGDIIGEPYEIHPEVAPKGDRRKRVQDLLDVVGLNPEYINRYPHQFSGGQRQRIGIARGLALRPEIIVADEPVSALDVSVQAQVINLLEKLQDEFDLSYVFIAHDLSIVRHISDRVGVMYLGRIVETGRDAEIYDHPTHPYTQALLSAVPLPDPEAREHRERIILSGDVPSPANIPSGCRFRTRCWKAQERCALEVPLLAVPAVFRIGDSPAAHDSACHFAEEKQVVPPEEPRGGAA; from the coding sequence ATGGCACAGACAGCCACTGAACCCCTGCTGGAGGTCAGCGGGCTGGTCAAGCACTACCCGCTCACCCAGGGAATCCTGTTCCGGAAGCAGGTCGGCGCGGTCAAGGCCGTCGACGGGGTGGACTTCGCCCTCGGACGCGGCGAGACGCTCGGCATCGTCGGCGAGTCCGGCTGCGGCAAGTCGACGGTCGCCAAGATGCTGGTCAACCTGGAGAAGCCGACCGGCGGAACGATCAAGTACAAGGGCGAGGACATCACCCGGCTGTCCGGCCGGGCGCTCAAGGCCGTGCGCCGCAACATCCAGATGGTCTTCCAGGACCCGTACACCTCGCTCAACCCCCGGATGACCGTCGGCGACATCATCGGGGAGCCCTACGAGATCCATCCCGAGGTGGCTCCGAAGGGCGACCGCAGGAAGCGGGTCCAGGACCTGCTGGACGTGGTCGGGCTCAACCCCGAGTACATCAACCGCTATCCGCACCAGTTCTCCGGCGGTCAGCGCCAGCGCATCGGCATCGCCCGCGGCCTCGCGCTGCGGCCCGAGATCATCGTCGCCGACGAACCCGTCTCCGCACTCGACGTCTCCGTGCAGGCCCAGGTCATCAACCTGCTGGAGAAGCTCCAGGACGAGTTCGACCTCAGTTACGTGTTCATCGCGCACGACCTGTCGATCGTCCGGCACATCTCCGACCGGGTCGGGGTGATGTACCTCGGACGCATCGTCGAGACCGGCAGGGACGCCGAGATCTACGACCATCCGACGCACCCCTACACCCAGGCACTGCTCTCCGCCGTGCCCCTGCCGGACCCCGAGGCCCGGGAGCACCGGGAGCGGATCATCCTCTCCGGGGACGTGCCCTCGCCCGCGAACATCCCCTCGGGCTGCCGGTTCCGTACCCGCTGCTGGAAGGCGCAGGAGCGCTGCGCGCTGGAGGTGCCGCTGCTCGCGGTGCCGGCCGTGTTCCGGATCGGTGACAGTCCGGCCGCCCACGACTCCGCCTGTCACTTCGCCGAGGAGAAGCAGGTCGTCCCGCCGGAAGAGCCTCGCGGCGGCGCCGCATAA
- a CDS encoding ABC transporter ATP-binding protein, giving the protein MLLEVRDLHVEFRTRDGVAKAVNGVNYSVDEGETLAVLGESGSGKSVTAQAIMGILDTPPGKITGGEILFQGRDLLKLKEEERRKVRGAEMAMIFQDALSSLNPVLSVGEQLGEMFTVHRGMSRKEARSKAIELMERVRIPAAAERVRDYPHQFSGGMRQRIMIAMALALEPALIIADEPTTALDVTVQAQVMDLLAELQRELGMGLILITHDLGVVADVADRIAVMYAGRIVETAPVHDIYKAPAHPYTKGLLDSIPRLDQKGSELYAIKGLPPNLMHIPPGCAFNPRCPMAQDICRTEVPPLAEVDADRGSACFFWRECLDGTDSH; this is encoded by the coding sequence GTGCTGCTCGAAGTGCGCGACCTGCACGTGGAGTTCCGGACCCGGGACGGAGTCGCCAAGGCCGTCAACGGGGTCAACTACAGCGTCGACGAGGGCGAGACGCTCGCCGTCCTCGGCGAGTCCGGCTCCGGCAAGTCGGTGACCGCCCAGGCCATCATGGGCATCCTCGACACACCGCCCGGGAAGATCACCGGCGGCGAGATCCTCTTCCAGGGCCGCGACCTGCTGAAGCTCAAGGAGGAGGAGCGGCGCAAGGTGCGGGGCGCCGAGATGGCGATGATCTTCCAGGACGCGCTGTCGTCCCTGAACCCCGTGCTCAGCGTCGGTGAACAGCTCGGCGAGATGTTCACCGTGCACCGCGGGATGTCCCGCAAGGAGGCCCGCTCCAAGGCGATCGAGCTGATGGAGCGGGTGCGCATCCCGGCCGCCGCCGAGCGCGTGCGCGACTACCCGCACCAGTTCTCCGGCGGTATGCGCCAGCGCATCATGATCGCCATGGCGCTGGCCCTGGAGCCCGCCCTGATCATCGCGGACGAGCCGACCACCGCGCTCGACGTCACCGTGCAGGCCCAGGTGATGGACCTGCTCGCGGAGCTCCAGCGCGAACTCGGCATGGGACTCATCCTCATCACCCACGACCTCGGGGTGGTCGCGGACGTCGCCGACCGGATCGCGGTGATGTACGCCGGACGGATCGTCGAGACGGCACCGGTCCACGACATCTACAAGGCGCCCGCCCACCCCTACACGAAGGGGCTGCTCGACTCGATCCCGCGCCTCGACCAGAAGGGGTCCGAGCTCTACGCGATCAAGGGGCTGCCGCCCAACCTGATGCACATCCCGCCGGGCTGCGCCTTCAACCCGCGCTGCCCGATGGCCCAGGACATCTGCCGCACCGAGGTGCCGCCGCTCGCGGAGGTCGACGCGGACCGCGGGAGCGCCTGCTTCTTCTGGAGGGAATGCCTCGATGGCACAGACAGCCACTGA
- a CDS encoding ABC transporter permease — protein sequence MPEQPPYEEQPHHGPEGPPKEDLAIAGTGFGGPMDLGTSEAETLERTPGGPEGTGPREKPRSLWSDAWRDLRRNPVFIVSGLVILFLVVISIWPGLITSQSPLQCDLAKAQEGSQPGHPFGFDGQGCDVYTRTVYGTRISISVGVLATLGVAILGSLLGGLAGFYGGISDSLLSRLTDIFFAIPVVLGGLVLLSVVTSNTIWPVVGFMVLLGWPQISRIARGSVITTKQNDYVQAARALGASNSRLMLRHITPNAVAPVIVVATIALGTYISLEATLSYLGVGLKPPTVSWGIDISSASAYIRQAPHMLLWPAGALAITVLAFIMLGDAVRDALDPKLR from the coding sequence ATGCCTGAGCAGCCGCCGTACGAGGAACAGCCGCACCACGGCCCCGAGGGCCCTCCCAAGGAGGACCTCGCCATCGCCGGGACGGGCTTCGGCGGCCCGATGGACCTCGGGACGAGCGAGGCGGAGACCCTGGAGCGGACACCCGGCGGCCCCGAGGGCACCGGCCCGCGGGAGAAGCCGCGCTCGCTGTGGTCCGACGCCTGGCGGGACCTGCGCCGCAACCCCGTCTTCATCGTCTCCGGGCTCGTCATCCTCTTCCTGGTCGTCATCTCCATCTGGCCCGGACTGATCACCTCCCAGAGCCCGCTCCAGTGCGACCTCGCCAAGGCCCAGGAGGGCTCCCAGCCCGGACATCCCTTCGGCTTCGACGGCCAGGGCTGCGACGTCTACACCCGGACGGTCTACGGCACCCGGATCTCCATCAGCGTCGGTGTGCTCGCCACGCTCGGGGTCGCGATCCTCGGCTCGCTGCTCGGCGGGCTCGCGGGCTTCTACGGCGGGATCAGCGACTCCCTGCTCTCCCGGCTCACCGACATCTTCTTCGCCATCCCCGTCGTCCTCGGCGGTCTGGTCCTGCTGTCCGTGGTGACCAGCAACACGATCTGGCCGGTGGTCGGCTTCATGGTGCTGCTCGGCTGGCCGCAGATCTCCCGTATCGCGCGCGGCTCCGTCATCACCACCAAGCAGAACGACTACGTCCAGGCGGCCCGCGCCCTCGGCGCCTCCAACTCCCGGCTGATGCTGCGGCACATCACCCCGAACGCGGTCGCCCCCGTCATCGTCGTGGCGACCATCGCACTCGGTACGTACATCTCCCTGGAGGCGACCCTGTCCTACCTGGGCGTCGGTCTGAAGCCCCCCACGGTCAGCTGGGGGATCGACATCTCCTCCGCCTCCGCGTACATCCGCCAGGCCCCGCACATGCTGCTGTGGCCGGCCGGCGCGCTCGCGATCACCGTGCTCGCGTTCATCATGCTCGGCGACGCGGTGCGCGACGCCCTCGACCCGAAGCTGAGGTGA
- a CDS encoding ABC transporter permease — MGRYVIRRLLQMIPVFIGATLLIFLMVNVMGDPIAGLCGDRQCDPATAAQLRTEFGLDKPLWQQYLTYLGNIFTGDFGTAFNGQPVTELMKSAFPVTIRLTIVAILFEIIIGITLGVITGLRRGRPVDTGVLLLTLVVISVPTFVTGLLLQLLLGVEWGWIKPSVSPEATFGELIVPGLVLASVSLAYVTRLTRTSIAENRRSDYVRTAVAKGLPRRRVTIRHLLRNSLIPVVTFIGTDIGALMGGAIVTERIFNIHGVGYQLYQGIVRQSTQTVVGFVTVLVLVFLVANLLVDLLYAVLDPRIRYA; from the coding sequence ATGGGACGGTATGTCATCCGGCGTCTGCTGCAGATGATCCCGGTCTTCATCGGCGCCACACTGCTCATCTTCCTGATGGTCAACGTGATGGGCGACCCCATCGCGGGCCTGTGCGGCGACCGGCAGTGCGACCCCGCCACGGCCGCCCAGCTGCGCACGGAGTTCGGCCTCGACAAGCCCCTGTGGCAGCAGTACCTGACCTACCTGGGCAACATCTTCACCGGCGACTTCGGCACCGCGTTCAACGGACAGCCGGTCACCGAGCTGATGAAGTCGGCCTTCCCGGTCACCATCCGGCTGACGATCGTCGCGATCCTCTTCGAGATCATCATCGGCATCACGCTCGGCGTCATCACCGGCCTGCGCCGCGGCCGGCCCGTCGACACCGGCGTCCTGCTGCTGACCCTCGTCGTCATCTCCGTGCCGACCTTCGTCACCGGCCTGCTGCTCCAGCTGCTCCTCGGCGTCGAATGGGGCTGGATCAAACCGTCGGTCTCCCCGGAGGCCACCTTCGGCGAGCTGATCGTGCCGGGCCTGGTGCTCGCGTCGGTGTCCCTCGCCTACGTGACCCGGCTGACCCGGACCTCCATCGCGGAGAACAGACGGTCCGACTACGTCCGCACGGCGGTCGCCAAGGGCCTGCCCCGGCGCCGGGTCACCATCCGGCACCTGCTGCGCAACTCGCTGATCCCCGTGGTCACCTTCATCGGCACCGACATCGGCGCACTGATGGGCGGCGCGATCGTCACCGAGCGGATCTTCAACATCCACGGTGTCGGCTACCAGCTCTACCAGGGGATCGTCCGTCAGAGCACCCAGACCGTCGTCGGCTTCGTGACCGTGCTCGTCCTCGTCTTCCTGGTCGCCAACCTCCTCGTCGACCTCCTGTACGCCGTACTCGACCCGAGGATCCGCTATGCCTGA